A stretch of DNA from Desmospora activa DSM 45169:
TCTTTCCTTCATAGATGACGGCAACACGGTCGCTCAGTTTTAACACTTCATCCAGTTCAAGGGACATCAGGAGAACGGCCTTGCCACGATCCCGCTGTTCAATCAGGCGGCGATGGATAAACTCAATCGCCCCCACATCCAAGCCTCGGGTGGGTTGAGCAGCAATGAGGAGATCCGGGTCCCGATCCACTTCCCGGGCAATAATCCCTTTTTGTTGGTTGCCTCCTGATAAAGAGCGAGCCAAGGTGTGAACATCTGGCGTACGCACATCAAATTCCTGGATCAACTTGTCGGCGTAGCGATGTATCTGGGGAAACTGCATCACCATCCCCTTGGAAAAAGGAGCTTGAGCATAGGTTTGTAACACCATGTTTTCTCCGATAGAGAAATCGAGCACCAATCCGCGGCGATGACGATCCTCTGGGATATGCCCTACACCGGAACGGGTGATTTGCCGTGGTTTTTTATTGGTAATCGCTTTTCCATTGATTCGAACATGACCGGACCGGACTTTGCGCAAACCGGTGATCGCTTCCAGCAACTCCGATTGTCCGTTGCCGTCTACTCCGGCCAGTCCCACAATCTCCCCGGCACGCACATCCAAATCTAATCCTCGCACCGCATCAACCCCACGAGCATCGGCAACAACTAAATTTTCAACCGATAACACCTGTTCTGTGGGTTCAGCCGGTTTTTTATTCACTTGGAAAGAGACTTCCCGTCCCACCATCATCGCGGCTAAGCGGTTTTGGTCCGTCTCTTTCACATTGACGGAACCAATATAATTCCCACGCCGGATCACAGTAACCGTATCGCAAGCTTGTATAATCTCTTTTAATTTATGGGTGATAAAAATAATCGTTTTCCCTTCCCGAACGAGATTATGCATAATCTCAATCAACTCATCAATCTCCTGCGGAGCCAATACCGCTGTCGGCTCATCAAAAATGAGGATATCCGCCCCTCGATACAACGTTTTTAGAATCTCCACCCGCTGTTGCATGCCGACAGAGATATCGCGAATTCGAGCACGAGGATCGACACGTAATCCATACCGGTCCGAGATCTCCTGTACTTCCCGCTCTGCTTTTTCGCGGTCAATAAACCCGCGGCGGTTGGGCTCTACACCAAGAATAATATTTTCTGTTACAGTAAAGGGCTCTACCAACATAAAATGCTGATGAACCATCCCAATCCCCAACCTGCCTGCATCAGACGGTCCCGTAATCGTGACAGGATCGCCTTTAATGTGGATCTCTCCTTCATCAGGCTGATACAAGCCGAACAAGATGTTCATCAACGTCGATTTCCCGGCACCATTTTCCCCCAGCAATGCGTGAACCTCTCCCTGCTTCACCGTCAAATTGATGCCGTCATTGGCGACGATACCGGGAAATCGCTTCGTGATTTCTTTCATTTCCACGACGTTCAACGCAAAATCCCCCTTTCTTACCTGAGAAACAGGGCTAGCTTATCGCCAGCCCTGTTTCAATTGCCATCCAATTGATGCAGGTGAGAAACTTACTTCAAAAATGCCTTTAACTCCTTTTCAGTGGCAGGCACTTCAATTTCACCATCAATAATCTTCTGCTTATACTCATCCACGGTTTTTAATACATCCTCCGGAACGTGCTTATCCGTGTTTTCTGCGATATCCACACCGTCATCGGCCAAGCTTAGCTCCACCTGCTTACCGCCTTCAAACTTACCTTCTTTCAGATCTTTTACGATATCGAAAACAGCCACATCCACCCGTTTAATCATAGAACTGAGGGTATGATCCGGGGCTAGTTTCGACTGATCCATATCGACGCCGATCGCCCAATATTTCCCTTGCTCACGGGTTTTCACTTCGTCAAACAATCCTTTGCCAACGCCACCAGCAGCGTGATAAATCACATCGACGCCGTCATTATACATATTGGCGGCTAGCGAACGCCCTTTGGATACATCATTAAAGCTTTCTGCATAAGCGGGGACCACTTTGGCATCAGGGTTAGCCGATTTCACCCCGGCGGTAAAGCCCGCTTCAAACTTCTTGATCAGAGGGGAAGTTACCCCACCGATAAAGCCCACTTTATCCGTTTTTGTCATGGAGCCGGCAATCACTCCCATCAAAAAGGAGCCTTCCTCTTCCTTAAAGGTGACAGCCACGACGTTTTCCGGGATGTCTCCACCCAGATTGGTATCTACAATCCCAAACTTGGCATCCGGGAACTGATTGGCCACCTCAGGGAGTGCTTTTTCAAATTTAAACCCGATTCCCCAAGTGATATCGCGCCCATCACGAGCAAACTTGGTTAAGTTGGGAACATAATCTTCATCCCGTTTCGATTCGAGATAAGCGATGTCAGCGTTTAATTCTTTCTCTGCCTGTTGCAAACCGGCCCAAGAAATTTGGTTAAAAGATTCGTCGTTTAAACCGCCGGTATCGGTAACCAGAGCGGTGCTAAGTTCGGCTTTGTCGCCACCGTCGCTACTTCCCGCTCCGCCACAAGCAGTGGAAACAACCAATACAGCGCACAAGAGACCCGCTGCCCAAGCTTTTTTAAAAGACATTTACAAAAACCCCCTTGTGTGGTGGACAAACGGAAATCAACCAGACGATGGAAGTTTGATTGTATCAACCTCTATCCAATGGATTGATTGTACAAATGTCCTTCCAACCAAATCGTGAGCCTTTCCGTTATCCTGTCCAGCGTACATGCTCCTCTACTGTTATACCATGGGTTATCCCTTTTTGCTACTAGTTTGCGTTAAATACACCGCCTAAATACCTAGACAAAAATAAACAGGAGGGATTGCCTCCTGAGTAGTAAAATGGGCACAAACCGCTCTCCATATCCTCGCGCTACCGAGGATTACCCAAACGACCGTAGGAAGTGCCTGTGGTGAATCCCCTGCCTTTACGCATGGGGAGTGGTCAAGCATCCCGTTTTTGTTGATGAAGGTTCCATTGTTCAGGTCCCATCAACACTTCACGTGGTTTGCTCCCTTCATAAGGGCCGACGATGCCCCGTTGTTCCATAAAATCGATCAGCCGGGCCGCACGGGTATAGCCGATGCGGAGGCGACGCTGCAACAGCGAAACCGATGCGGTTTTAGCCTCCACCACAAGCTGGACTGCTTGCGGAAAAAGCTCATCCTCTACTTTTTGCTCCATCTCCTCGCCGACATCTTCTGGGATCATCTCTTCCTGATAACGTGCTTGCTGCTGATCACTCACAAACCGGACAACCGCTTCCACCTCTTTATCCGACAGAAATGATCCTTGTACACGGATCGGTTTAGAAGCTCCGACCGGCAAATATAACATATCCCCCCGTCCCAGTAACTTTTCGGCACCGCCCATATCCAAGATGGTGCGAGAGTCCGCTTGGGAGGAAACCCCAAAGGCGATGCGGGATGGGATGTTGGCTTTAATCACCCCGGTAATCACATCGACAGAGGGGCGTTGGGTAGCGATAATCAAATGGATTCCCGCCGCCCGGGCCATTTGCGCTAACCGGCAGATGGCATCTTCCACATCTGCGGGAGCCACCATCATCAAATCGGCTAACTCATCCACAATCACCACAATATAGGGAAGCGTGGCACCCTCTTTTCCTTCCCGCTCTTGTTGAATCCGATTATACCGCTCAATATCTCGGGCACCGGAATCAGCAAAAAGCTCATAGCGCTTCTCCATCTCCGCCACCACTTTTTTTAGAGCAATCGCCGCTTTGCGTGAATCGGTCACCACCGGTGTCAACAGATGGGGGATGCCATTGTAGATATTTAACTCCACCATCTTAGGATCGATCATCATAAACTTCACTTCATTGGGCTTCGCTTTATACAGGATACTGCAGATGATATCGTTGATACAGACACTTTTTCCCGCCCCCGTGGCACCAGCCACCAACAAATGCGGCATCTTTGCCAGGTCGCCTACAATCGGCTCGCCCGAGATATCCCGCCCCAGACCGATGGAAAGCTTAGACGGTGATTCATGATAATGGGAGCTTTCCAGCACATCGCGCAAACCGACGATGGAGATCTCCGGATTGGGTACCTCAATCCCCACGGCCGCCTTCCCGGGAATGGGAGCCTCGATGCGAATATCCTTAGCCGCCAGCGATAAGGCAATATCATCGGACAGATTAACGATGCGACTCACTTTGACACCAATATCGGGTTGCACCTCATATCGGGTCACAGCAGGCCCCCGATGAATTTGCGTCACTCTAGCCTTGACGCCAAAACTGGCCAACGTGGCCTCTAGCTTTTTGGCGTTTTCCGTCATGTCGAGACGTTCACGGCTACGCCCTTTGTTTTTTGGCTTTTCCAACAGCGAATAAGGAGGAAGCCGGTATTCCGACATATCCTGATCATGGTTGAATTGAACGACCACACCACCCGTATTTTTTTCTTCTTTTGGCCCACTCTCCAGCGGTGGTGAAACTTTTTTCTCCACCTTCGATGGGGAAGGGGGTTCTTGTCCTGGTGGAAACAATTCCGGTTGTTCCCACCTCTTTGGAACCTCTTTGTCGGAAAAGTCGTGAATTACTGGTATTTCCTCTTCCGCTACAGTCTCTTTTTTCATCCGTTTTGGTTTTTGTTTATGCAAATCCCTCTGTTTCATCCGGCCGACGATCTGACTCAAACGGGCTTTCCACTCCTGGAGCGTTTGCCGACTCCAATCGCGCAAACGCTCCATTGTCTGCACAAAAGAAAATCCACTCGCCAACAGTGCTCCTGCGATCCCCACAGCAACAACTGCAATCGTAGAACCGCCTCGATCAAACAGATAGAGAAACAAGGCGTAACCCAATGCCCCTACCATCCCTCCGCCAATATCTGTCGGCAAACGGGATTGCCGTTCCTCCAGGATCAAATCCCAGGTGACCGGAATAACGGACCCGTCCAGTCCCCGTTGTTGAAGACCGTCAAATGTATCGATATGGTTCCAAATCAAAAACGCCAACAATAACAACAGCATCCCCGTCCACCGGGATGACCACTCCTGCGGCCACTGCCGCTTCAATGCCAGATAACCCGCAACGAAAATACCGGCCAAAGGTAAAAGGAAATCCCAGTTACCAACAAAAAAACGGGACAGGTATGTAAACGATCGGCCCACCGCTCCCAGTTGTGCAATGGTCAGAAGAGACAGGGTCAGCAAAATGATGGCATACAGTTCAAATCGAATGGCCTCCTTTAACACCGCTACTTTAGATGCTTTCGCCTTCTTTTTTCTACCTTTGGATTTTGCCATTTCGATCACCTTTTTCCACCGCTCGTTTCACCACCATTATAGCATGGAAAGAGCCTCCAATTATAGTACAAAACCCCCTCCATGTGATTTGAAGGGGGTTTGTTGCGGTAATAACGCATTTGTCATTGTAGTGGAATCGCAATTGATTGACCCGGCTGATAGCGAGCGTCCAGATAATGGTGGGGTTCCGGGGACAGAAGACGCTGGATACGCCCTTGTCCTGGACCAATCATCTCTACTTGCATCATCACCCCATTGATACTCACTTCCCGCACATTTGAGATTTCCGTTTCATCCGTCAAAGCCGTCTCCGCCGGTATCACTGAATAATAGATCATTGAACAATCCCTCCACTGCGGCTCTCTTCTATTTGCCGGTTGAGTTCTGCCAACGCTTCCCCCAATCCTCCCACACGGTCGATTAACCCGTGTTGAACGGCATCCGAGCCGATCACATTGGTTCCGATGTCTCGGGCTAACTCTCCAGTACGAAACATCAATTCCCGGAATTGTTCCTGTGAGATATTGGAATGGTTGGCCACAAATCGAATCACCCGTTCCTGCATCTTTTCCATGTATTCAAAGGTTTGCGGCACACCCACCACTAACCCCGTCAACCGAACTGGATGAATCGTCATGGTAGCCGTCTCCGCGATAAAGGAGACATTGGCGCTGACAGCGATCGGCACCCCGATGCTGTGCCCTCCCCCCAACACCAATGAAACCGTGGGTTTGCTCATAGACGCGATCATTTCAGCGATCGCCAACCCCGCTTCTACATCGCCGCCGACGGTATTCAAAATAACGATGATGCCTTCGATGTTTTCATTTTGCTCCGCCGCTACAATCTGGGGGATTACATGCTCATACTTTGTCGTTTTGTTTTGGGCTGGCATCACCAAGTGGCCTTCCACCTGCCCAATCACCGATAAACAATAAATATTGGATTCCAATTGCGGCACATTGGCTTGCCCCAATTGCCGAATCGCGTCCATTGCGTTCTTTTTGTGTGTATCCTTATCCCGTTCCACTTCCGGTGCCGGCTGAGTGGTCGTTTCATCTGACATGATTCGCCCTCCTTTTCCAACCCTAGTATGCTCTGGAGAATGGAACACATACAGAAGCGAAAAAAACACCCTGTTTACAGGGTGTAAAGGTGAAAAATTTGAGAACAGAGGGCAGCAGGTGCACCGAATATCCTTTATCGGGCACTTCGCGGAAATCAGCCTCCCGGTTTTACCAACTCAATCTTTGGGTCTTGGCGCCTATGCTCGCTTTCTTACGGCAGCCAGATACTCCGCCTGCCGTTTTGCTCGTTTATCCGCTTTGTATTCGTTCACCACTAGAATGGCATGAATCATACCGGGAAGCCATCCAATTAAAGTGAGGATCAGGTTGAGCAAGGCTTGGAATGGCTTTCCTACAAACAAAACCGCAACCGGTGGAAGAATGACCGCGAGTAAATATAGCATGATGACGGCTCCTTTCAATACGGATTCCTTTTTATCTTATACAGAATTCCATTTTTGTTCCACGGCGAAAAAAAACCGCCCAACAACAAGTAGCGGCGGGAAAATTTTTTTGATGACTAAAATTTCTCTTCCTATCGTGTTCCCGTCATTTGGCTCGTCAGTTGCTTTGCATTTCGCAAATGGAGTTCCGTATAATCCTGCCAACGGATTATCGTTTCTACAAACGTTTTGTACGCAGCGGGAGCCGCATTTCTCATCACTTGTAAACCAGCACGTACATCACGGTCTTGCCGTTCTGCGTTTTGAATGCAAGCGGTTAGTGTCTTCATCAGCGAGCGGGCACTCTCTCCGCTCTGCAATCGTCGCGCTGATCCTAGTGCCGTCACCCGATGATACGATGCCGGAACCAGATGACTGTGCATTTCCGCATTCCCTTGTAAATTTTCCGTTTCCGGAATGTGAAACAACTGCGAACTCATGGAGCAAACCATTTCTTCCCCGTACATACTGCGGTTAAGTTCCGCCACGACAGACTGCCATGATTGATGGATCCCAAACACCCTACAACACCTTCCCTGAGAATTTGGGCGAGTCGCCTGCCATATTGTATGTTGAATTTCAATTTTAGCGATTGATCGGAAAACAAATCAGTTTAGAATTTGGTCCCAAACGATTAGCCGAACAGGGCACTGTAGCCGTTGAGGGCGGGTTGGCCTCCCAAGTGAACATAAAGGACTTTAGCGTCTTTGTCGATGTCGCCACTTGTCACGAGATCGATCAACCCTGCCATCGATTTCCCCTCATATACCGGATCAGTAATCAATCCCTCCGTACGAGCAGCCAGCCGCATGGCATTTAGAGTAGACTCATCCGGAATACCGTATGTACCCGCATGGTAATCTTCGTTGAGAATGATTTCCTCATCAGTAAGATCGCGATCGACACCGATAAGTTCAGCAGTGTTGCGAGCAATCCGTGCTACCTGTCCCCATGTTTCCTCGGGCTTGGCGGAACCGTCAATGCCGATGATTCGTCGTGGTTTCCCTCCCAGTGCGGCAAATCCGGCAATCATACCTGCTTGCGTACTGCCCGTGACTGAACAGACTACAATGGTGTCAAAGAACATACCAAGTTCACGTTCCTGCTCAGCAAGCTCGAAAGCCCAGTTTGCAAAACCGAGTCCACCCAGTCGGTGGTCCGATGCCCCCGCGGGGATGGCGTAAGGTTTTCCCCCGGAAGCTTCGATCTCAGCGAGCGCCTGCTGCCAGCTTTCTTTAAAGCCGATACCGAAGCCTGATTGCACCAAACGCACATCCGCACCCATCAACCGGGACAACAAAATATTTCCAACCTTATCGTACACCGCATCTGGCCAATCAACCCAGCTCTCCTGGACAAGCACACACTTGAGCCCGGCACGAGCCGCAGCTGCCGCCACCTGGCGGGTATGGTTGGACTGTACACCACCGATCGATACCAACGTATCACAACCCTGGGCCAATGCGTCGGCGACCAGATACTCAAGCTTGCGCGTTTTGTTGCCGCCATAGGCAATCCCAGAATTACAATCCTCCCGTTTCGCCCATACCTCCGCACCGCCCAAGTGAGCCGTCAACCGGTCCAACCGATGGACAGGGGATGGACCAAACAACAGCGGGTAGCGGTTAAACACGTTGAGAGACAAAGAATCTACCTGTTCGCTTTTCTTTTCCATATCCATCCTCCAGAAAAAACAATGTTGATGAGGGGTTGTCTATATAAGTATAAGATACAGGCAGATTTATTTCAGTAATCGAATGCCCCTCATCATAGCAATAAACGATCTTATAAAGAAGCGTTACCCTTGTTTGTATGCCTTAATTCGACGATACATCGATTTGTCTTCCATTTTGCGAAAGTGGGACATCATGGGGGATGTGTTGGCTTCAATCACCCAAATATGACCTTTCTGATCCAAACCCATGTCCAATCCATAGATACGATGGTGAGGAAATAACTTGGTCAATCTTCGAGCTGACAATAAAGCAACTTGATCGATCTTTGCAGTCAGTTCGCTTACAGAAATGTGCTCTAAGCTCGATCGTTCAATTGCAGTCTCCACCGTGAGCAGTGTTCCTTTACTTCTTGTAATGTTCGTGACGATATACCCTTTTCCGGCCACTTTGGCCACTTTCCCTGTTACTTTCCATGAGCGGGAATTTTTTTTTCGTTGAACGATTATTCGTATATCAAATGGACGGTTGTCGATTTCGGACAGTCTGACTCGCCGCTGAATCAGATATCTTCGGGATCCAATCTTTTTTTTGATATGGTTGACCACATTTTCAAATTCTGTGATTTCCTTTTTTTTGTTTTCCGTGTGGATTTCATAACCGTTTTCTTTTAAAAACGACACCTTGATCACACCCGATCCACGACTTCCTATCACTGGTTTCAAAATTACCTCTCCATAACGGGTAATCATCTTCTGCAACGATTCAGCGGTAAAAAAACAGGTCTTCGGCATATGGGGAGCCAAATGGGTACTCTTCACCATATATGAATATTTAAACCATTTATCGCCTCTTCGAATTTTTTTCATGGTTATTCCCCTTTCGAAACATAACCGATCGAATGTAGGTAACGTTCAAACAAACTTAAAAACGCTTCAATATCTTTGTGATCAATCTCACCGATGTTGGCGATTCTAAAGGTTTTTAGCTGTTCCAGTTTGCCCGGATATACGGTATAACCCCGACTGTAAAAGTAGTCGTGCATGCGATTGAAATCATACCTGGAGCAATCCGGTTCACGGATGGCCGTAATCAATTTGGAGTGATGTTTCTCTGGGACGATATGATTGAATCCAAGCCGTGCAATTCCCTTCGTCAACGTTTCCCACGATTTGACGTATCGTCTGTATCGGCTCACGACTCCTTCTTGTTTCAACTCCATAATCGCCTGTTTAAGGGCATATAAGGTTTGTACAGGAGGTGTAAAACGCATCTGGGAAGTTTGGGAAAAAAACTGATATTGCTTATACAGATTTAAATAATAATTTCGCGGATGATGATGCCGAATGCGTTCCAACTTGCTGCGATCTGCGATTACAAAAGCCAACCCTGCCATTCCCTGCAAGTTTTTATTGGAACTGGCGGCCAGGAAACTAATATTCATGCTTCTCATCTGGATGGGGATCGCTGCAAAGGAACTTATTGCATCCACGATCAACTCGATTTGGTGTTTTCGGCAAATTTGACCGATCGACTCTATATCATTTAAGAGACCGGTAGTCGTTTCATGGTGAACAACGGCAAGATGTGTAATCGTTCGGGAAGAGTGGTTAATCCGCTTTTCTAAGGCGTTTAAGTCGATTCCCTTCTCAGGAGAACTATTAAATATTTGAAAATCGAGTCCGTAGGCGTCCGCAATCTCACACATCCGTTTACCGTAGGCACCATTGTTGACAATGAGCAATGTACCCTCATCCACAACCGAACTTAAAATGGATTCCACCGCCGCCGTTCCTGAACCGCCAAACAATATCGTCGCAATCGGTTTTGGATCACCCACCAATCGGGTTAATTCAATACAGATCCATGCCATCAATTGGCCAAATTCCGCTTCACGGGGGCATATATCGGGAACGACTTGAGCGTATTTGACACGATCCGATGTAGTAGCGGGTCCAGGCGTCAACAGAATATTTCTTTTAACCATCTTCTCACCTTCGTTTATTCAGAGAGTAAATAACCCCCTACTTATGTACTTGAAGTAGGGGGCTTATTGCTTAATAAAAGATTGTAACCGTTCTTTTACTTCATACGGTTTCATTTTGGGACGACCCAGTCGGCTTTTTGATCCGTTAGCAATTCTCATATGGAGAAAAGTTAGTCCACCGCTCTGTTTCCACTCGCTGAGGGCAGATTTCAATTCTTTTCGATTGTGAACGTAGATGGAGTTGGTATATCCGCTGGCAGCGGCAATCTCCACAAAATCAGTATTAACGGAGACCGTACTCTGCCCCCCTGTCGAATCATAGGTATGATTATCAAGCAGGATATGAAGCAAATTGCCCGGATTGTAATAGCCATTGGTAGCTAAACTCCCCATACGCATGAGCAACGCTCCGTCGCCATCGATAACCGTAACATCCAGATCGCGACAAGCCAGCGCCAATCCCAGTCCAAGCGAAGCGGCACACCCCATTGATCCGACCATATAGAAGTGATTCGGGGCATCTTCGATTTCATACAATTCCCGGCCTGTTTTTCCCGTGGTGGCGATCACGGCGGTTTGATTATCCTTCCAGCCGTTAATGATGTGAAGTGCTTCGTATCGGAGCGGCATCTCTTCCTTTATCGTTGGATTTTTTATCCTCTTGATGCGGTTGGTACATGAGGAAACCATCTCTTTCTGCAAGAATTCATCAGTAAATGTCCCTTTTCTAACAACGAAAAAGAAAGGTTGATTATTGGTGATACACTTATTCGCCTGCCACAATTGGCCTTTCGCTGTTTCTAAATCCGTTGCAAGAAATTGCCATTCCACTTGCATCAAATCCAGCATTTCGGTCGTAATTTTTCCCATCAGCTCATGTTGCGGTTCATCAGAGGTCCCCGGTTCCCCGCGCAAGCTGACAAATCCCAAGATCGGAATCTGAAACGGATAGTTAAGAGAGGCCAATGGGGAAACTGCATTCGTCAGCCCTGAATTTTGCATGAGAACCACGGCTTTTTTTCCTGCCAGCACCGCTCCGGAAGAAATGGCCACCGCTTCTCCCTCGTTCGCCGCCGCAATATATTCGCATTCATTCATCGCGTAATTGATGAAGCTTTTCAAAAAAGAACATGGAACACCACTATAAAAAGAAAAACCCATCTTTTGCAGTTCGTCCCCAAACCCTTTTGTATTTAACATCGGCATTACCTTACACTCTTTTTACCGGGAAGATATTTTTTTTCCGCCATTTGCAGCTCGTCAGCTCCTTGTAATCGGAAAATTTCGTCGATCGATGCCACCTTGCCCTCCACACCGATGAGACTCTTCTGTTGGCGAATTTGCTGCGAGATAATTTTCATGGCGTCAATGGATGCCCGTAGATTATGATTGGCCCATATCACGAGGTTAACCCCTAATTCAGCGAAACGTTCCGT
This window harbors:
- a CDS encoding ABC transporter ATP-binding protein; amino-acid sequence: MKEITKRFPGIVANDGINLTVKQGEVHALLGENGAGKSTLMNILFGLYQPDEGEIHIKGDPVTITGPSDAGRLGIGMVHQHFMLVEPFTVTENIILGVEPNRRGFIDREKAEREVQEISDRYGLRVDPRARIRDISVGMQQRVEILKTLYRGADILIFDEPTAVLAPQEIDELIEIMHNLVREGKTIIFITHKLKEIIQACDTVTVIRRGNYIGSVNVKETDQNRLAAMMVGREVSFQVNKKPAEPTEQVLSVENLVVADARGVDAVRGLDLDVRAGEIVGLAGVDGNGQSELLEAITGLRKVRSGHVRINGKAITNKKPRQITRSGVGHIPEDRHRRGLVLDFSIGENMVLQTYAQAPFSKGMVMQFPQIHRYADKLIQEFDVRTPDVHTLARSLSGGNQQKGIIAREVDRDPDLLIAAQPTRGLDVGAIEFIHRRLIEQRDRGKAVLLMSLELDEVLKLSDRVAVIYEGKIAGWVDPATVTEEEVGLLMAGGQPGAEVDV
- a CDS encoding BMP family lipoprotein, which codes for MSFKKAWAAGLLCAVLVVSTACGGAGSSDGGDKAELSTALVTDTGGLNDESFNQISWAGLQQAEKELNADIAYLESKRDEDYVPNLTKFARDGRDITWGIGFKFEKALPEVANQFPDAKFGIVDTNLGGDIPENVVAVTFKEEEGSFLMGVIAGSMTKTDKVGFIGGVTSPLIKKFEAGFTAGVKSANPDAKVVPAYAESFNDVSKGRSLAANMYNDGVDVIYHAAGGVGKGLFDEVKTREQGKYWAIGVDMDQSKLAPDHTLSSMIKRVDVAVFDIVKDLKEGKFEGGKQVELSLADDGVDIAENTDKHVPEDVLKTVDEYKQKIIDGEIEVPATEKELKAFLK
- a CDS encoding FtsK/SpoIIIE family DNA translocase, with protein sequence MAKSKGRKKKAKASKVAVLKEAIRFELYAIILLTLSLLTIAQLGAVGRSFTYLSRFFVGNWDFLLPLAGIFVAGYLALKRQWPQEWSSRWTGMLLLLLAFLIWNHIDTFDGLQQRGLDGSVIPVTWDLILEERQSRLPTDIGGGMVGALGYALFLYLFDRGGSTIAVVAVGIAGALLASGFSFVQTMERLRDWSRQTLQEWKARLSQIVGRMKQRDLHKQKPKRMKKETVAEEEIPVIHDFSDKEVPKRWEQPELFPPGQEPPSPSKVEKKVSPPLESGPKEEKNTGGVVVQFNHDQDMSEYRLPPYSLLEKPKNKGRSRERLDMTENAKKLEATLASFGVKARVTQIHRGPAVTRYEVQPDIGVKVSRIVNLSDDIALSLAAKDIRIEAPIPGKAAVGIEVPNPEISIVGLRDVLESSHYHESPSKLSIGLGRDISGEPIVGDLAKMPHLLVAGATGAGKSVCINDIICSILYKAKPNEVKFMMIDPKMVELNIYNGIPHLLTPVVTDSRKAAIALKKVVAEMEKRYELFADSGARDIERYNRIQQEREGKEGATLPYIVVIVDELADLMMVAPADVEDAICRLAQMARAAGIHLIIATQRPSVDVITGVIKANIPSRIAFGVSSQADSRTILDMGGAEKLLGRGDMLYLPVGASKPIRVQGSFLSDKEVEAVVRFVSDQQQARYQEEMIPEDVGEEMEQKVEDELFPQAVQLVVEAKTASVSLLQRRLRIGYTRAARLIDFMEQRGIVGPYEGSKPREVLMGPEQWNLHQQKRDA
- a CDS encoding YlzJ-like family protein, which produces MIYYSVIPAETALTDETEISNVREVSINGVMMQVEMIGPGQGRIQRLLSPEPHHYLDARYQPGQSIAIPLQ
- a CDS encoding ClpP family protease codes for the protein MSDETTTQPAPEVERDKDTHKKNAMDAIRQLGQANVPQLESNIYCLSVIGQVEGHLVMPAQNKTTKYEHVIPQIVAAEQNENIEGIIVILNTVGGDVEAGLAIAEMIASMSKPTVSLVLGGGHSIGVPIAVSANVSFIAETATMTIHPVRLTGLVVGVPQTFEYMEKMQERVIRFVANHSNISQEQFRELMFRTGELARDIGTNVIGSDAVQHGLIDRVGGLGEALAELNRQIEESRSGGIVQ
- a CDS encoding YqaE/Pmp3 family membrane protein, producing MLYLLAVILPPVAVLFVGKPFQALLNLILTLIGWLPGMIHAILVVNEYKADKRAKRQAEYLAAVRKRA
- a CDS encoding 1-aminocyclopropane-1-carboxylate deaminase — protein: MEKKSEQVDSLSLNVFNRYPLLFGPSPVHRLDRLTAHLGGAEVWAKREDCNSGIAYGGNKTRKLEYLVADALAQGCDTLVSIGGVQSNHTRQVAAAAARAGLKCVLVQESWVDWPDAVYDKVGNILLSRLMGADVRLVQSGFGIGFKESWQQALAEIEASGGKPYAIPAGASDHRLGGLGFANWAFELAEQERELGMFFDTIVVCSVTGSTQAGMIAGFAALGGKPRRIIGIDGSAKPEETWGQVARIARNTAELIGVDRDLTDEEIILNEDYHAGTYGIPDESTLNAMRLAARTEGLITDPVYEGKSMAGLIDLVTSGDIDKDAKVLYVHLGGQPALNGYSALFG
- a CDS encoding YheC/YheD family protein, producing the protein MKKIRRGDKWFKYSYMVKSTHLAPHMPKTCFFTAESLQKMITRYGEVILKPVIGSRGSGVIKVSFLKENGYEIHTENKKKEITEFENVVNHIKKKIGSRRYLIQRRVRLSEIDNRPFDIRIIVQRKKNSRSWKVTGKVAKVAGKGYIVTNITRSKGTLLTVETAIERSSLEHISVSELTAKIDQVALLSARRLTKLFPHHRIYGLDMGLDQKGHIWVIEANTSPMMSHFRKMEDKSMYRRIKAYKQG
- a CDS encoding 2-aminoethylphosphonate aminotransferase; this translates as MVKRNILLTPGPATTSDRVKYAQVVPDICPREAEFGQLMAWICIELTRLVGDPKPIATILFGGSGTAAVESILSSVVDEGTLLIVNNGAYGKRMCEIADAYGLDFQIFNSSPEKGIDLNALEKRINHSSRTITHLAVVHHETTTGLLNDIESIGQICRKHQIELIVDAISSFAAIPIQMRSMNISFLAASSNKNLQGMAGLAFVIADRSKLERIRHHHPRNYYLNLYKQYQFFSQTSQMRFTPPVQTLYALKQAIMELKQEGVVSRYRRYVKSWETLTKGIARLGFNHIVPEKHHSKLITAIREPDCSRYDFNRMHDYFYSRGYTVYPGKLEQLKTFRIANIGEIDHKDIEAFLSLFERYLHSIGYVSKGE
- the aepY gene encoding phosphonopyruvate decarboxylase codes for the protein MLNTKGFGDELQKMGFSFYSGVPCSFLKSFINYAMNECEYIAAANEGEAVAISSGAVLAGKKAVVLMQNSGLTNAVSPLASLNYPFQIPILGFVSLRGEPGTSDEPQHELMGKITTEMLDLMQVEWQFLATDLETAKGQLWQANKCITNNQPFFFVVRKGTFTDEFLQKEMVSSCTNRIKRIKNPTIKEEMPLRYEALHIINGWKDNQTAVIATTGKTGRELYEIEDAPNHFYMVGSMGCAASLGLGLALACRDLDVTVIDGDGALLMRMGSLATNGYYNPGNLLHILLDNHTYDSTGGQSTVSVNTDFVEIAAASGYTNSIYVHNRKELKSALSEWKQSGGLTFLHMRIANGSKSRLGRPKMKPYEVKERLQSFIKQ